In a genomic window of Styela clava chromosome 11, kaStyClav1.hap1.2, whole genome shotgun sequence:
- the LOC120347602 gene encoding uncharacterized protein LOC120347602: protein MRSEENIRMERKETEARTSVVRNHFFGYLLGVFLRYSSYSAILNLQSSINIEDGLGTISLSTSYISCNIFLVFFTTILLRKFGAKKCLIASEVTYIIYILANLYPEFYTLIPAAILVGAGEATIWSSMTLINFYFATKYATLKKNKNKENDYFVNLYSGYFFTCIQFCQIFGNLIVYAVLYAFVDSESNDTQNTENFTTTQSYSDSDKMMFCGSNDCQDSTAVDESLNQYIPTNNVSLIILISILTFMCFTSMICHWYFISEDVTVVVISEVIDKDKSETSENYVNLAFEVQADEILNDSSQRKKDDVDIGDNKKCTSVTNSNSNSSFKSINKEEIFSEVFYDKIHSSENLNPAHYEAEETFGGGYLKSLKDLGKHTVKTTQLLLIPITLYLGLLEAYVFSELTRAFSSCVVGVEMVGIHMATYGFSDAVLSYVVGKVGKKIGRIPFFVFSMVVDFGSYAYCLWWDPNLESAWSIFIIYFAFGVTDGIWQTLTNVLYLEYFKGSHDVAVTSWVLWSTLGYALQFGWSTKLCVNVKIYIQVGTLIVGMICYDMKDESSTAKLRSIRNQFFGYLLGMFLTFSSYGAILNLQSSINIEDGLGTISISASYIACDLFLVFFTTILIRKYGVKKCLIASEITYMIYIVTNLYPEFYTLIPAAILVGAGEGTIWPCMTIINFYFATKFATERNHESKGNDFYVNLYSGYFFTCLQCCQIFGNLVAYAVLYAFNDPLPSDTYENGHNFTTVLMETTISDFNNLEYCGSHDCQDITLVDGSLNQYVPTNDKTLIILISILTFMCLMSIFSHYYFVPNDVTISFVSETYDAELSKTINPQVNQGFEIENHNNHEDVNQSDSRNTEIQQNVCDMTVQLENDSEITIKETIKKSSTVKISMNQDSSSAVYETDSRSDGAYIEALKDLGKQMLKTSQLLLIPITFYLGLTQGFIFSELTRAFSSCVVGVEMVGIHMATFGFSDAVLSYIVGKYGQKLGRTPFFILSMVVDLCSYSYCLLWDPNLESAWSIFLIYFAFGVSDGIWQTLLNVLYIEYFEGSHDVAITTWAFWITAGFATQFGWSTSLCVYIKIYVQIGMLILGMFGYGVAAYLQRKKRMTDSFEFEETRL from the exons ATGCGAAGTGAAGAAAATATTAGAATGGAAAGAAAGGAAACTGAAGCTAGAACATCAGTCGTTCGTAATCATTTCTTCGGATATTTACTTGGCGTGTTTTTGAGATATTCATCATACAGTGCAATATTGAATCTACAGTCGAGTATTAATATAGAAGATGGATTAG GCACGATTTCTTTGTCTACGTCATACATATCCTGCAATATATTTCTTGTATTTTTTACCACAAtacttttgagaaaatttggaGCGAAGAAATGTTTGATAGCAAGTGAAGTTACCTACATAATTTACATTCTTGCTAATCTCTATCCCG aATTTTACACCCTGATACCAGCAGCGATTCTAGTTGGAGCTGGCGAAGCAACGATATGGTCATCAATGACATTGATCAATTTCTATTTTGCCACAAAATATGCGACtctgaaaaaaaacaaaaataaagaaaacgaTTACTTTGTCAATCTTTACTCGGGATATTTTTTCACCTGTATTCAGTTTTGCCAG atatttggCAACCTCATCGTGTATGCAGTGCTCTACGCATTCGTTGATTCTGAGTCAAACGACACacaaaacactgaaaatttcacaACTACTCAATCGTACTCGGATTCTGACAAAATGATGTTCTGTGGATCTAATGATTGCCAGGATAGCACGGCGGTCGATGAGTCTTTGAATCAATACATTCCAACGAATAACGTTTCTTTGATTATACTCATATCCATTTTAACATTTATGTGCTTCACATCTATGATTTGCCACTGGTATTTTATATCTGAAGATGTTACTGTTGTAGTTATAAGCGAAGTTATAGATAAAGATAAATCCGAAACTAGTGAAAATTATGTAAATTTGGCCTTCGAAGTACAGGCGGACGAAATACTCAACGATTCAAGTCAACGAAAGAAAGATGATGTGGATATTGGtgataataaaaaatgtacCAGTGTCACCAACTCAAACTCGAACTCTAGTTTCAAAAGTATAAACAAGGAAGAAATATTCTCAGAGGTCTTCTATGATAAGATTCATTCATCGGAAAATCTAAATCCGGCACACTAT GAAGCAGAAGAAACATTTGGAGGAGGTTATTTGAAGTCTTTGAAGGATTTGGGAAAACACACGGTAAAGACCACGCAGTTGTTATTGATACCGATAACATTGTACTTGGGTCTGTTGGAGGCATACGTTTTTTCAGAGCTAACGAGGGCATTTTCTTCGTGCGTTGTTGGTGTAGAAATG GTAGGAATACATATGGCAACTTATGGGTTTTCTGATGCCGTTTTATCTTACGTTGTTGGGAAAGTCGGGAAAAAAATTGGACGAattccattttttgttttttcaatggTTGTTGACTTTGGAAGTTATGCATATTGTCTTTGGTGGGACCCAAATCTCGAATCAGCATGGTCAAtcttcataatatattttgctTTCGGAGTAACGGATGGAATATGGCAAACATTGACAAATG TACTGTACCTTGAATATTTCAAAGGAAGTCACGATGTTGCAGTCACAAGCTGGGTTTTATGGTCAACCTTGGGCTATGCTTTACAATTTGGGTGGAGTACGAAGCTCTGTGTAAACGTAAAGATTTATATCCAGGTTGGAACGCTCATCGTAGGAATGATTTGCTACG atatgaaagatgAGAGCTCTACGGCGAAATTGCGATCTATACGGAATCAATTTTTCGGGTATTTATTGGGAATGTTTCTGACATTTTCATCGTATGGTGCAATATTAAATTTGCAATCAAGTATCAACATAGAAGACGGTCTAG GCACCATTTCCATATCTGCATCATATATTGCATGCGATCTCTTTCTGGTTTTCTTCACGACTATCCTCATAAGAAAATATGGAGTAAAGAAATGTCTAATAGCTAGTGAAATCACATATATGATATACATCGTTACTAATTTATATCCAG AATTCTATACATTAATTCCAGCAGCTATATTAGTTGGAGCTGGGGAAGGTACAATTTGGCCATGTATGACTATTATCAATTTCTATTTCGCCACTAAATTTGCTACTGAAAGAAATCACGAATCGAAAGGAAACGATTTTTACGTCAATCTGTATTCGGGATATTTTTTCACTTGCCTACAATGTTGTCAA atatttggGAACTTAGTTGCTTACGCCGTTTTGTACGCTTTCAATGACCCTCTTCCAAGCGATACATATGAAAACGGACACAATTTCACAACTGTGCTTATGGAAACGACGATATCTGATTTCAACAACCTCGAGTATTGTGGATCTCATGATTGTCAAGATATTACACTTGTCGACGGATCTTTGAACCAATATGTTCCAACAAATGATAAAACTTTAATCATTCTTATAAGCATTCTAACTTTCATGTGTCTTATGTCTATATTTAGTCATTATTACTTTGTACCGAATGATGTTACAATTTCTTTCGTGAGCGAGACTTACGATGCAGAATTATCAAAGACGATAAATCCTCAAGTGAACCAAggatttgaaattgaaaaccaTAATAATCATGAAGATGTCAATCAATCTGACTCGAGAAATACTGAAATTCAACAAAACGTTTGCGACATGACCGTTCAACTTGAAAATGATTCAGAAATCACAATCAAAGAAACAATCAAAAAGAGCAGTACGgtgaaaatttcaatgaaccAAGATTCCTCATCTGCT gtTTACGAAACTGATTCACGATCCGATGGTGCATATATTGAAGCTTTGAAAGACCTAGGAAAACAAATGCTGAAAACTTCACAACTTCTTCTGATTCCAATTACTTTTTACCTTGGATTAACGCAAGGATTTATCTTTTCTGAGTTAACTAGAGCCTTTTCTTCTTGCGTTGTAGGAGTTGAGATG GTTGGGATACATATGGCGACCTTTGGATTTTCTGATGCAGTTTTATCTTACATTGTTGGGAAATATGGTCAAAAACTTGGTCGAACTCCATTTTTTATACTTTCAATGGTTGTTGATCTTTGCAGCTATTCATATTGTCTGCTGTGGGACCCAAATCTCGAATCGGCATGGTCAATATTCTTAATCTATTTTGCGTTTGGAGTATCAGATGGAATATGGCAAACTTTGTTAAACG TCCTGTACATTGAATATTTCGAAGGCAGTCATGATGTTGCAATCACCACTTGGGCGTTTTGGATTACAGCCGGATTTGCAACTCAATTCGGTTGGAGTACCAGTCTGTGTGTGTACATTAAAATATATGTCCAAATTGGAATGCTGATATTGGGCATGTTCGGATACG GCGTGGCTGCTTATTTACAACGGAAGAAAAGAATGACAGATTCTTTCGAATTCGAAGAAACTCGTCTATAA
- the LOC120347600 gene encoding sodium- and chloride-dependent GABA transporter 3-like isoform X2: MHSCLEFGSSYDEDNDWNTVDCVLVGESNINENISYANTTANEQNVSRINKDHLSTLEFWNGYVLRRSTGIDDLGNFTNWPVFGCFIASWIICYLCIVRGIRTSGNVAYFTVLAPYVLMIALLIKGVTLEGASDGILYFITPDVSRLKDSEVWLDAASQVIFSLALCFGPLIGFGSYNKPNFDCYRCAYIFVGACCASSLAFGFTVFSFLGHMATILSLDIKDMVEGGPGLVFEVLPTEFALLPFGQIWSAIFFLALLGLAIDGSYATIEGCTTALADYLPEYFEGKRSHYWRAVFCFVLMLVGLLQLFDGGIYIFELINRYGASGICILWVAIFEAITIGWIYGIDRFFDDVTKMIGYRPPIFIRHCIKYVTPTFCMAIFIASCVKYSPLKMGNYIYPWWADMIGWLLSASVVSCVPIIAIKVLFSSEGTLRQKWKSCITPIRMQGVEDDCDEKQDTATIA, translated from the exons ATGCATAGCTGCTTGGAATTCGGTAGTTCCTATGATGAGG ATAACGACTGGAATACAGTTGATTGTGTACTTGTTGGAGAATCTAATATTAATGAAAACATTTCATATGCAAACACGACAGCTAATGAACAAAACGTATCTCGTATAAACAAGGACCATTTGTCGACGTTGGAATTCTGgaa CGGCTATGTTTTACGACGAAGCACTGGAATTGACGATTTGGGAAATTTTACTAATTGGCCTGTATTTGGATGCTTCATCGCAAGTTGGATCATATGTTATTTATGCATTGTAAGAGGAATACGTACATCGGGAAAT GTAGCATATTTCACTGTGCTGGCACCTTATGTTTTGATGATTGCACTTTTAATTAAAGGAGTTACATTAGAGGGTGCAAGTGATGGAATTTTATACTTTATTACGCCTGACGTGAGTCGACTCAAGGATTCCGAG GTGTGGTTAGACGCCGCAAGTCAAGTAATTTTTTCCCTTGCTTTATGCTTTGGACCTCTGATTGGTTTTGGAAGTTACAACAAGCCAAACTTCGACTGTTACAG ATGTGCGTATATATTTGTTGGGGCTTGTTGTGCAAGTTCTTTGGCATTTGGTTTCACAGTATTCAGCTTTCTTGGACATATGGCAACCATCTTAAGCTTGGATATTAAAGATATGGTTGAAGGAG GTCCTGGATTAGTATTTGAAGTATTGCCTACAGAGTTCGCGTTGTTGCCGTTTGGTCAAATTTGGTCTGcgatattctttcttgcattactTGGACTCGCTATTGATGGATCG taCGCGACAATAGAAGGATGTACTACAGCACTGGCGGACTACCTTCCGGAATATTTTGAAGGCAAACGTTCTCATTATTGGAGAGCTGTATTTTGTTTTGTGCTCATGCTTGTTGGACTTCTTCAATTATTTGAC GGTgggatttatatttttgaactaATAAATCGTTATGGTGCCAGTGGAATTTGCATCTTATGGGTTGCAATTTTTGAAGCGATCACAATTGGCTGGATTTATGGAATAGATCgtttttttgatgacgtcactaAGATGATTGGATATCGTCCACCAATATTTATCAGGCATTGCATAAAATACGTTACTCCGACTTTTTGTATG GCTATTTTCATTGCCAGCTGTGTAAAGTACTCTCCACTGAAAATGGGAAACTACATCTATCCATGGTGGGCTGATATGATAGGTTGGTTACTGTCGGCATCTGTGGTTTCTTGCGTACCGATAATTGCAATCAAAGTCTTGTTCTCTTCTGAAGGAACTTTGAGACAg AAATGGAAATCTTGCATCACTCCTATCCGAATGCAAGGCGTGGAAGATGACTGCGATGAAAAGCAGGACACAGCAACAATTGCATGA
- the LOC120347600 gene encoding sodium- and chloride-dependent betaine transporter-like isoform X1, translated as MENKSESRITWRNKFEFYFNVFGYTIGLGNIWRFTYLCFKNGGGAFLIPYTIVALFCGIPLIFMEVALGQLSRRGCIAAWNSVVPMMRGVGYSSVAMSGYFLIYIALTMSWCLIYFVRSFTLSTLPWATCDNDWNTVDCVLVGESNINENISYANTTANEQNVSRINKDHLSTLEFWNGYVLRRSTGIDDLGNFTNWPVFGCFIASWIICYLCIVRGIRTSGNVAYFTVLAPYVLMIALLIKGVTLEGASDGILYFITPDVSRLKDSEVWLDAASQVIFSLALCFGPLIGFGSYNKPNFDCYRCAYIFVGACCASSLAFGFTVFSFLGHMATILSLDIKDMVEGGPGLVFEVLPTEFALLPFGQIWSAIFFLALLGLAIDGSYATIEGCTTALADYLPEYFEGKRSHYWRAVFCFVLMLVGLLQLFDGGIYIFELINRYGASGICILWVAIFEAITIGWIYGIDRFFDDVTKMIGYRPPIFIRHCIKYVTPTFCMAIFIASCVKYSPLKMGNYIYPWWADMIGWLLSASVVSCVPIIAIKVLFSSEGTLRQKWKSCITPIRMQGVEDDCDEKQDTATIA; from the exons ATGGAGAATAAATCGGAAAGCCG AATTACATGGAGGAACAAGTTCGAATTTTACTTCAATGTCTTCGGGTATACTATTGGATTAGGAAATATCTGGAGATTTACTTATCTTTGTTTTAAAAATGGCGGAG GTGCTTTTCTGATTCCGTACACCATAGTTGCACTGTTTTGTGGAATTCCACTCATTTTTATGGAAGTGGCATTGGGGCAGCTGTCAAGACGAGGATGCATAGCTGCTTGGAATTCGGTAGTTCCTATGATGAGG GGAGTAGGTTACTCATCTGTAGCGATGTCTGGCTACTTCTTGATTTACATAGCTTTGACGATGTCTTGgtgtttgatttattttgtacgatctttcactctttcaactCTACCCTGGGCGACGTGCG ATAACGACTGGAATACAGTTGATTGTGTACTTGTTGGAGAATCTAATATTAATGAAAACATTTCATATGCAAACACGACAGCTAATGAACAAAACGTATCTCGTATAAACAAGGACCATTTGTCGACGTTGGAATTCTGgaa CGGCTATGTTTTACGACGAAGCACTGGAATTGACGATTTGGGAAATTTTACTAATTGGCCTGTATTTGGATGCTTCATCGCAAGTTGGATCATATGTTATTTATGCATTGTAAGAGGAATACGTACATCGGGAAAT GTAGCATATTTCACTGTGCTGGCACCTTATGTTTTGATGATTGCACTTTTAATTAAAGGAGTTACATTAGAGGGTGCAAGTGATGGAATTTTATACTTTATTACGCCTGACGTGAGTCGACTCAAGGATTCCGAG GTGTGGTTAGACGCCGCAAGTCAAGTAATTTTTTCCCTTGCTTTATGCTTTGGACCTCTGATTGGTTTTGGAAGTTACAACAAGCCAAACTTCGACTGTTACAG ATGTGCGTATATATTTGTTGGGGCTTGTTGTGCAAGTTCTTTGGCATTTGGTTTCACAGTATTCAGCTTTCTTGGACATATGGCAACCATCTTAAGCTTGGATATTAAAGATATGGTTGAAGGAG GTCCTGGATTAGTATTTGAAGTATTGCCTACAGAGTTCGCGTTGTTGCCGTTTGGTCAAATTTGGTCTGcgatattctttcttgcattactTGGACTCGCTATTGATGGATCG taCGCGACAATAGAAGGATGTACTACAGCACTGGCGGACTACCTTCCGGAATATTTTGAAGGCAAACGTTCTCATTATTGGAGAGCTGTATTTTGTTTTGTGCTCATGCTTGTTGGACTTCTTCAATTATTTGAC GGTgggatttatatttttgaactaATAAATCGTTATGGTGCCAGTGGAATTTGCATCTTATGGGTTGCAATTTTTGAAGCGATCACAATTGGCTGGATTTATGGAATAGATCgtttttttgatgacgtcactaAGATGATTGGATATCGTCCACCAATATTTATCAGGCATTGCATAAAATACGTTACTCCGACTTTTTGTATG GCTATTTTCATTGCCAGCTGTGTAAAGTACTCTCCACTGAAAATGGGAAACTACATCTATCCATGGTGGGCTGATATGATAGGTTGGTTACTGTCGGCATCTGTGGTTTCTTGCGTACCGATAATTGCAATCAAAGTCTTGTTCTCTTCTGAAGGAACTTTGAGACAg AAATGGAAATCTTGCATCACTCCTATCCGAATGCAAGGCGTGGAAGATGACTGCGATGAAAAGCAGGACACAGCAACAATTGCATGA